A single window of Arcobacter venerupis DNA harbors:
- the glmS gene encoding glutamine--fructose-6-phosphate transaminase (isomerizing) — MCGIVGYIGKKNTTKILLDGLKELEYRGYDSAGIAVLKDNKIDVFKALGKLVNLEEKVNATASTNYELGIGHTRWATHGKPTELNAHPHLGEYSYVVHNGIIENYKELKEELTAKGHKFVSQTDTEVIVHLFENYYNKLNDANQSFKNTISRLEGAFSILLITKAEPTKIFFFKHGSPLIVAKGNEKEEVLFSSSDAPLIGLASSVVYLEDGMGGVASANEIEFFNDNYSWSSLPTSKQFAQKDGYRFFMEKEIYEQSSVVSDCMLGRIKDNEILFDEIEASIIEGINEIKICACGTSYHAGLTASYLFERLSKVKCNVEIASEFRYKDPLLTKDTLFIVISQSGETADTLEALKMAKAAGLKTLVVCNVDNSSMTRVADATILTRAGIEKGVASTKAFSTQTVVLWMLALYFAKAKNVISNELLENELHTLREVPKTLCISDKIHEKMKRLSKRYLHGHGFFFIGRDVFFPLALEGALKLKEISYLHAEGYPAGEMKHGPIALADPELFTIALMPKNLLYDKIKSNVEELSARDSTICAISPLDFELADDFIKINKTDHYMLEFFEMLIVLQLFSMEISIRLGNDVDMPRNLAKSVTVE; from the coding sequence ATGTGTGGAATAGTTGGATATATAGGTAAAAAAAATACTACAAAAATATTATTAGATGGTTTAAAAGAGTTAGAGTATAGAGGTTATGATAGTGCTGGAATTGCAGTTCTTAAAGATAATAAAATTGATGTTTTTAAAGCTTTAGGAAAACTTGTAAATCTTGAAGAAAAAGTTAATGCAACTGCATCTACTAATTATGAGCTAGGAATTGGTCATACACGATGGGCAACACATGGAAAACCAACAGAATTAAACGCACATCCACATTTAGGTGAATATTCTTATGTGGTTCATAATGGAATTATTGAAAACTATAAAGAGTTAAAAGAAGAACTAACCGCAAAAGGTCATAAGTTTGTATCTCAAACAGATACAGAAGTTATAGTTCACCTATTTGAAAATTACTACAATAAATTAAATGATGCAAATCAATCTTTTAAAAATACAATTTCAAGATTAGAGGGTGCTTTTTCTATTTTATTAATCACAAAAGCTGAACCAACAAAAATATTTTTCTTTAAACATGGAAGCCCATTAATAGTTGCAAAGGGAAATGAAAAAGAGGAAGTTTTATTTTCATCATCTGATGCTCCTTTAATTGGCTTAGCTTCAAGTGTAGTTTATTTAGAAGATGGAATGGGTGGAGTTGCAAGTGCAAATGAAATAGAATTTTTTAATGATAATTACTCTTGGTCAAGTCTTCCTACTTCAAAACAGTTTGCTCAAAAAGATGGATATAGATTTTTTATGGAAAAAGAGATTTATGAGCAAAGTAGTGTTGTTAGTGATTGTATGCTTGGAAGAATTAAAGATAATGAAATTTTATTTGATGAAATTGAAGCTTCAATAATTGAGGGAATCAATGAAATAAAAATCTGTGCTTGTGGAACTTCATATCATGCAGGATTAACAGCTTCATATTTGTTTGAAAGACTTTCAAAAGTTAAGTGTAATGTTGAAATCGCAAGTGAGTTTAGATACAAAGATCCCCTTTTAACAAAAGATACTCTTTTTATCGTAATTTCTCAAAGTGGAGAAACTGCTGATACTTTAGAAGCTTTAAAAATGGCAAAAGCAGCAGGTCTTAAAACTTTAGTTGTTTGCAACGTTGATAACTCTTCAATGACAAGAGTAGCAGATGCTACAATTCTTACGCGTGCTGGAATTGAAAAAGGTGTTGCTTCAACAAAAGCATTCTCAACTCAAACAGTTGTTTTATGGATGTTAGCTTTATACTTTGCAAAAGCTAAAAATGTAATTTCAAATGAGCTTTTAGAAAATGAATTACATACTTTAAGAGAAGTGCCAAAAACCCTTTGTATTAGTGACAAAATCCATGAAAAAATGAAAAGATTATCAAAAAGATATTTACATGGACATGGATTTTTCTTCATAGGTAGGGATGTGTTTTTCCCACTTGCTTTAGAGGGTGCTTTAAAATTAAAAGAGATTTCATATTTACACGCTGAGGGTTATCCAGCAGGTGAAATGAAACACGGACCAATCGCCCTAGCTGATCCAGAACTTTTCACAATAGCACTAATGCCAAAAAATTTATTATATGATAAAATCAAATCAAATGTTGAAGAGTTAAGTGCACGTGATAGTACTATTTGTGCAATATCTCCACTTGATTTTGAATTAGCAGATGATTTTATAAAAATCAATAAAACAGACCATTATATGTTAGAATTTTTTGAGATGTTAATAGTTTTACAACTTTTTTCAATGGAAATTTCAATAAGACTTGGAAATGATGTTGATATGCCAAGGAATCTTGCAAAATCAGTAACGGTAGAATAG
- a CDS encoding inositol monophosphatase family protein — MKKELIEIIKEAGKILKKGFYSNKDITFKAKKDLVTEFDVAVETYLKKKFSKKFKKFNIIAEESDNANIEFNNSIIIDPIDGTTNFVNGVPHTAISVGVYKNKKPYLAVVYNPILDELYTAKIGKGAFLNGKRLKVSPEDNFQKSLLATGFPYTSGTDENDLNDVVKKIKDVLPLCQDLRRLGSAALDLCYVAKGVYEGYYEMNLKAWDVSAGILILTEAGGKISNISGEEYTLFEDKYLVATNGKIHNELVKNLNL; from the coding sequence ATGAAAAAAGAGTTAATAGAAATAATAAAAGAAGCTGGAAAGATTTTAAAAAAGGGATTTTACTCAAACAAAGATATTACTTTTAAAGCAAAAAAAGATTTAGTAACAGAGTTTGATGTGGCAGTTGAAACATATTTAAAAAAGAAATTCTCAAAAAAATTCAAAAAGTTTAATATAATCGCAGAAGAATCAGATAATGCAAATATAGAGTTTAATAATTCAATAATAATTGACCCAATAGATGGAACAACAAACTTTGTAAATGGAGTTCCTCATACTGCAATTTCTGTAGGAGTTTATAAAAATAAAAAGCCATATTTAGCAGTTGTATATAACCCAATTTTAGATGAATTATACACAGCAAAAATAGGAAAGGGTGCTTTTTTAAATGGTAAAAGATTAAAAGTAAGCCCTGAAGATAACTTTCAAAAATCACTTCTTGCAACTGGTTTTCCATATACAAGTGGAACAGATGAAAATGATTTAAATGATGTGGTAAAAAAAATAAAAGACGTACTTCCTTTATGTCAAGATTTAAGAAGATTAGGTTCAGCTGCACTTGATTTATGTTACGTGGCAAAGGGAGTTTATGAGGGATATTATGAAATGAATTTAAAAGCTTGGGATGTAAGTGCAGGAATTTTAATACTTACAGAAGCAGGTGGAAAAATTTCAAATATAAGTGGAGAAGAATATACTTTATTTGAAGATAAATATCTTGTTGCAACAAATGGTAAAATTCATAATGAGCTTGTGAAAAATTTGAATTTGTAA